From Rhizobium favelukesii, the proteins below share one genomic window:
- a CDS encoding aldo/keto reductase, which yields MDMRRLGKTGLSIAPIVFGGNVFGWTADEKTSFDILDAFFDAGLNTIDTADVYSAWVPGNKGGDSEEIIGKWLKRGKVSRDKAVIITKVGSDMGQGKTLKESYILKAVEDSLRRLRTDYIDLYLSHWPDENTPYEETLGAFAKLKQQGKIRAIGCSNLDAAQLRASFDAAETSGAPRYDVIQPEYNLYERASFEGPLADLCVKEDIGVITYFSLAAGFLSGKYRTKADTEGRAREGRVAQYLDDKGLRILAALDKVAVETGAKPAEIALAWLLRKKGVTAPIASATSLSQLESLTRSATLALSGDAMALLDKAGA from the coding sequence ATGGATATGCGCCGTCTTGGAAAAACTGGCCTTTCGATCGCCCCGATCGTCTTCGGCGGCAACGTCTTCGGGTGGACCGCCGATGAGAAGACCTCCTTTGACATTCTCGACGCCTTCTTCGACGCTGGCCTCAACACAATCGACACGGCTGATGTCTATTCGGCCTGGGTGCCCGGCAACAAGGGCGGCGATTCCGAGGAGATCATCGGCAAGTGGCTGAAGCGCGGCAAGGTTTCCCGCGACAAGGCCGTCATCATCACCAAGGTCGGCTCCGACATGGGACAGGGCAAGACGCTGAAGGAGAGCTACATCCTGAAAGCAGTCGAGGATTCATTGCGCCGGCTGCGGACGGACTATATCGACCTATACCTCTCGCACTGGCCGGACGAGAACACGCCCTACGAGGAAACGCTCGGCGCGTTCGCCAAGCTGAAGCAGCAGGGCAAGATCCGCGCGATCGGCTGCTCTAACCTGGACGCTGCGCAGCTCCGGGCCTCCTTCGATGCGGCCGAGACGTCCGGCGCGCCGCGCTATGACGTCATCCAGCCGGAATACAATCTCTATGAACGCGCAAGCTTCGAGGGGCCGCTGGCCGATCTCTGCGTCAAGGAAGACATCGGCGTCATCACCTATTTCAGCCTGGCCGCTGGCTTCCTCTCCGGAAAGTACCGCACGAAGGCCGACACGGAAGGCCGTGCCCGCGAAGGCCGCGTCGCTCAATACCTCGACGACAAGGGCTTGCGGATCCTCGCAGCGCTCGACAAGGTGGCTGTGGAGACGGGCGCCAAGCCGGCCGAGATTGCGCTTGCCTGGCTGCTCAGAAAGAAGGGCGTGACGGCGCCGATCGCCAGTGCTACCAGCCTGTCCCAGCTTGAGAGCCTGACCCGGTCGGCGACGCTTGCGCTGTCTGGCGACGCCATGGCGCTGCTCGACAAGGCCGGCGCCTGA
- a CDS encoding LysR family transcriptional regulator, which produces MNRTQLAQLAVLAAVSERRSFRAAAKELQIAPSAVSHAISSLEESLGVRLLARTTRSVAPTEEGRLLLQRLKPALDEIGIALEAVTEAGGRPAGNLRITAPRFASDILLAPRLGEFLNRYPDITLEIANEDGFTDIVREGFDAGIRLEESLEADMIAVRASPSLTTVIAGSPEYFGRHPKPLHPSDLVHHRCIKRRFTNGTIYRWEFEKDGQELVVAVDGPLIVAEDRLALMAALNGAGLAYLFDLRVENELASGKLVRVLEDWCSPYPGPFIYYPSRRQMRPALRAFIDFFRYIG; this is translated from the coding sequence ATGAACCGGACACAGCTTGCCCAACTCGCCGTTCTTGCCGCCGTTTCCGAACGGCGAAGCTTTCGCGCAGCCGCCAAGGAATTGCAGATCGCGCCTTCTGCTGTCAGCCATGCGATCTCAAGCCTTGAAGAAAGCCTCGGCGTCCGGCTGCTGGCGCGAACGACACGCAGCGTGGCGCCGACCGAGGAGGGACGCCTTCTGCTGCAGCGCCTGAAGCCGGCGCTGGACGAGATCGGGATCGCGCTGGAAGCCGTCACCGAGGCCGGCGGAAGACCGGCCGGCAATCTCCGCATCACCGCCCCGCGCTTTGCCTCGGACATCCTTCTTGCGCCGCGGCTCGGCGAGTTCCTGAACCGCTATCCCGACATCACCCTGGAGATCGCCAATGAGGATGGCTTCACCGATATTGTCAGGGAAGGTTTCGATGCCGGGATCCGGCTGGAGGAGAGCCTTGAGGCGGATATGATCGCAGTGCGGGCCTCGCCCAGCCTGACGACGGTGATTGCGGGTTCTCCCGAGTATTTCGGGCGACACCCCAAGCCTCTGCATCCTTCCGATCTCGTCCATCATCGCTGCATCAAGCGGCGCTTCACCAATGGCACGATCTATCGCTGGGAGTTCGAGAAGGATGGGCAGGAACTCGTCGTTGCAGTCGACGGGCCGTTGATCGTCGCCGAGGACAGGCTCGCGTTGATGGCAGCACTGAACGGCGCCGGGCTCGCTTATCTCTTCGATCTGCGTGTCGAGAACGAACTGGCAAGCGGCAAGCTCGTCCGCGTGCTCGAAGACTGGTGTTCACCCTATCCCGGGCCGTTCATCTACTATCCCAGCCGACGCCAGATGCGGCCCGCTCTGCGCGCCTTCATCGACTTCTTCCGGTATATTGGCTGA
- a CDS encoding GNAT family N-acetyltransferase, whose translation MTVTIRDARPEDEARWRELWAGYLAFYEVTVDADITDATWRRVFDPASAIFMRVADVDGRVMGFTLCLTHEGTWIRGKDCYLEDLFVDPNARGMGVGRALMDDLVSLCRKNGWSRLYWHTSEQNKTARALYDSYVESDGHIRYRINF comes from the coding sequence ATGACCGTGACGATCCGCGACGCGAGACCCGAGGACGAGGCGCGCTGGCGCGAGCTTTGGGCCGGCTACCTCGCCTTCTATGAAGTCACGGTCGATGCCGACATCACCGATGCGACGTGGCGCCGGGTCTTCGATCCGGCGTCCGCGATCTTCATGCGCGTAGCTGACGTGGACGGCCGGGTCATGGGCTTCACGCTCTGCCTGACGCACGAAGGCACCTGGATCCGCGGCAAGGATTGCTACCTCGAGGACCTGTTTGTCGATCCTAACGCCCGCGGCATGGGCGTGGGCCGGGCATTGATGGACGATCTCGTTTCGCTCTGCAGGAAAAACGGCTGGTCGCGCCTCTACTGGCACACGAGCGAGCAGAACAAGACAGCGCGGGCGCTTTACGACAGCTACGTCGAGAGCGACGGGCACATTCGCTACCGCATCAATTTCTGA
- a CDS encoding aldo/keto reductase: MKTRKLGNDLTVSAVGLGCMGMSFAYGASDENEAIKTLHRAVELGITFFDTAEVYGPYTNEQLLGRALKPVRDRFVIATKFGFKLDSEKSGPAAMTGLDSRPENVKRVAEASLKRLGVETIDLFYQHRVDPDVPIEDTVGAMAELVREGKVRALGLSEAGSATIRRAHAVHPIAALQSEYSLWSRDPEDGVLDTCRELGIGFVPYSPLGRGFLTGSIKKPEDLGVDDFRRQLPRFQSGNFDANAALVAKLETLAEEKGVTAAQLALAWVLHQGDDVVPIPGARKFHHLEQNAAAADIALSASELAELSDAIPLDQIAGKRYTEASLAMTNL; this comes from the coding sequence ATGAAAACCCGCAAACTCGGAAACGATCTGACCGTCTCTGCCGTCGGCCTCGGCTGCATGGGCATGAGCTTCGCCTATGGCGCAAGCGACGAGAACGAGGCGATCAAGACGCTGCACCGCGCCGTCGAACTCGGCATCACCTTCTTCGATACGGCCGAAGTGTACGGTCCCTATACCAATGAACAGCTTCTCGGCCGGGCGTTGAAGCCGGTGCGCGACCGCTTCGTCATCGCCACCAAGTTCGGCTTCAAGCTCGATTCGGAGAAATCGGGACCGGCCGCAATGACGGGTCTCGACAGCCGCCCGGAAAACGTGAAGCGGGTCGCCGAGGCTTCGCTGAAGCGCCTCGGCGTCGAGACGATCGACCTCTTCTACCAGCATCGGGTGGATCCTGATGTGCCGATCGAAGACACTGTGGGCGCCATGGCGGAGCTGGTGCGGGAAGGCAAGGTTCGCGCACTCGGTCTCTCGGAGGCCGGAAGCGCCACGATCCGTCGTGCGCATGCGGTCCACCCGATCGCGGCCCTGCAGAGCGAATATTCGCTTTGGTCCCGCGATCCCGAAGACGGCGTTCTCGACACCTGCCGCGAACTGGGCATCGGCTTCGTGCCCTATAGCCCGCTCGGCCGCGGCTTTCTGACAGGCTCGATAAAGAAGCCGGAGGATCTCGGCGTCGACGACTTCCGGCGTCAGCTGCCCCGCTTCCAGTCCGGCAATTTCGACGCGAACGCCGCCCTCGTGGCCAAACTCGAAACGCTCGCGGAGGAAAAGGGCGTGACGGCCGCGCAGCTTGCCCTCGCCTGGGTGCTGCACCAGGGAGACGACGTCGTGCCGATCCCCGGCGCCCGCAAGTTCCATCATCTCGAGCAGAACGCCGCGGCAGCGGACATCGCACTCAGCGCATCCGAACTGGCTGAGCTGAGCGACGCCATTCCGCTCGATCAGATCGCCGGCAAGCGCTACACGGAGGCATCACTCGCGATGACCAACCTCTAA
- a CDS encoding alpha/beta hydrolase yields the protein MSEANLTHDQEYLTVGQGEAAREIAYIARSQSGQAGGPTLVWLSGYRSDMSGSKAVELDKFAAENGLACLRLDYSGHGLSGGKFTDGTISRWLEEALAVILHKAPERILIVGSSMGGWIALRLAQELAKRQDGPKVDGMVLIAPAPDFTSDLIEPNLTKKEKASLVEHGYFEEQSAYSPEPNIYTRALMEDGRDNSVLKGIIETHCPVHILQGMKDPDVPYQHAMKLVEHLPADDVVLTLVRDGDHRLSRPQDIARMFAAVKGLIR from the coding sequence ATGTCTGAGGCAAATCTCACTCATGACCAAGAATATCTGACCGTCGGACAGGGCGAAGCTGCGCGCGAGATCGCATATATCGCGCGAAGCCAATCTGGCCAAGCAGGTGGCCCAACCCTCGTCTGGCTATCCGGATACCGCTCCGACATGAGCGGCAGCAAGGCGGTCGAATTGGACAAGTTCGCAGCGGAAAATGGCCTCGCATGCCTGCGCCTCGACTATTCCGGTCATGGTCTATCCGGCGGCAAATTTACCGACGGGACGATCTCGCGCTGGCTGGAGGAAGCGCTTGCCGTGATCCTCCATAAAGCACCCGAACGCATTCTCATCGTCGGATCGTCGATGGGCGGATGGATTGCCTTGCGGCTCGCCCAGGAGCTCGCCAAGCGGCAGGACGGGCCGAAGGTGGACGGTATGGTACTGATTGCGCCGGCTCCCGACTTTACCTCCGATCTGATCGAACCGAACCTCACGAAGAAAGAGAAAGCCTCGCTGGTCGAGCACGGATACTTCGAAGAGCAATCGGCCTACAGCCCGGAGCCGAACATCTATACGCGGGCGCTCATGGAGGACGGGCGCGATAACAGCGTGCTCAAGGGCATCATCGAGACCCACTGCCCGGTGCATATCCTGCAAGGCATGAAGGATCCCGACGTTCCCTATCAGCACGCCATGAAGCTCGTGGAACATCTTCCCGCCGACGACGTCGTGCTGACCTTGGTGCGTGATGGCGATCACCGGCTGTCGCGACCCCAGGACATCGCGCGCATGTTTGCTGCGGTCAAAGGGCTGATCCGCTAA
- the rpmI gene encoding 50S ribosomal protein L35 produces MPKMKTKSSAKKRFKITATGKVKAAAAGKRHGMIKRTNKFIRDARGTMVLAEPDGRKVVKNYLPNGL; encoded by the coding sequence ATGCCCAAGATGAAGACGAAGTCCTCCGCCAAGAAGCGGTTCAAGATCACCGCGACCGGAAAGGTCAAGGCTGCAGCTGCTGGCAAGCGCCATGGCATGATCAAGCGTACCAACAAGTTCATCCGCGATGCACGTGGCACCATGGTTCTCGCAGAACCGGATGGCCGCAAGGTCGTGAAGAACTACCTGCCGAACGGTCTCTGA
- the pheS gene encoding phenylalanine--tRNA ligase subunit alpha: MTELETLEKQLLSDVAAAADEPAIEAVRVGALGKKGSVSELLKTLGSMTPQERQTRGAAINALKNAVMDAITARKAELKKAAIDARLKAETVDVSLPVRSSPAERGRIHPISQIVDEITAIFGDMGFSIAEGPDIETDYYNFTALNFPEGHPAREMHDTFFFNPDENGERKVLRTHTSPVQVRTMEAQKPPIRIIIPGKTYRQDSDATHSPMFHQVEGLVVDKKADVANIRWVLEEFCKTFFEVDSVTMRFRPSFFPFTEPSFEVDIQCDRSGPIVKFGEGTDWMEILGCGMVHPNVLRAGGLDPDEYQGFAWGMGLDRIAMLKYGMPDLRDFFNADVRWMTHYGFRPLDMPTLFGGLSA; encoded by the coding sequence ATGACCGAACTCGAAACCCTGGAAAAGCAACTTCTGTCTGATGTGGCAGCCGCTGCCGACGAGCCGGCGATCGAAGCCGTGCGTGTCGGCGCGCTCGGCAAGAAGGGTTCGGTCTCCGAGCTCCTGAAGACGCTTGGTTCGATGACGCCGCAAGAGCGCCAGACGCGCGGCGCCGCCATCAACGCGCTGAAGAACGCCGTGATGGATGCGATCACGGCCCGCAAGGCGGAGCTCAAGAAGGCAGCGATCGATGCACGCCTGAAGGCAGAAACTGTCGACGTCAGTCTGCCCGTCCGCTCGTCGCCGGCCGAGCGTGGCCGCATCCATCCGATCAGCCAGATCGTCGACGAGATCACCGCGATCTTCGGCGACATGGGCTTCTCGATCGCCGAGGGCCCCGATATCGAGACCGATTACTATAACTTCACGGCACTGAACTTCCCCGAAGGCCATCCGGCCCGCGAGATGCACGACACCTTCTTCTTCAATCCTGATGAGAACGGTGAGCGCAAGGTGTTGCGCACACACACCTCGCCGGTGCAAGTGCGCACCATGGAAGCGCAGAAGCCGCCGATCCGCATCATCATCCCGGGCAAGACCTACCGCCAGGACAGCGATGCCACCCACTCGCCGATGTTCCATCAGGTCGAAGGCCTGGTCGTCGACAAGAAGGCCGACGTTGCCAATATCCGTTGGGTGTTGGAAGAATTCTGCAAGACCTTCTTCGAGGTCGACAGCGTGACGATGCGTTTCCGCCCGTCCTTCTTCCCCTTCACTGAACCGTCCTTCGAGGTCGACATCCAGTGCGACCGCTCCGGCCCGATCGTCAAGTTTGGCGAAGGCACCGACTGGATGGAAATCCTCGGCTGCGGCATGGTGCACCCGAACGTGCTGCGCGCCGGTGGCCTCGATCCAGACGAGTATCAGGGCTTTGCCTGGGGCATGGGTCTCGACCGCATCGCCATGCTGAAGTACGGCATGCCCGACCTGCGCGACTTCTTCAACGCCGACGTCCGCTGGATGACCCATTACGGCTTCCGCCCGCTCGACATGCCGACGCTGTTCGGTGGTCTGAGCGCGTAA
- the infC gene encoding translation initiation factor IF-3 has product MRRPFKNDAPVKEGPRSNREIRIPKVQLIDAEGQNLGVVATDQALRMAEEAGLDLVEISPNAEPPVCKILDLGKLKYANQKKAAEARKKQKIVEVKEIKMRPNIDTHDYEVKMKAMGRFFEEGDKVKVTLKFRGREMAHQELGMKLLQQVKADTTEFAKVEAEPKLEGRQMMMVLAPK; this is encoded by the coding sequence ATTCGCAGACCTTTTAAAAACGACGCGCCCGTTAAGGAAGGGCCGCGCTCGAACAGGGAAATTCGCATTCCCAAAGTTCAGCTGATCGATGCTGAAGGACAGAATTTAGGCGTCGTGGCCACAGACCAGGCCCTGAGAATGGCAGAAGAAGCCGGACTCGACCTGGTGGAAATTTCCCCCAATGCTGAACCGCCTGTGTGCAAGATCCTCGATCTGGGCAAGCTGAAATACGCAAACCAGAAGAAGGCGGCTGAGGCGCGCAAGAAGCAGAAGATCGTCGAAGTCAAAGAAATCAAGATGCGCCCGAACATCGACACCCATGACTATGAGGTGAAGATGAAGGCGATGGGCCGCTTCTTTGAGGAAGGCGACAAAGTCAAAGTGACACTGAAGTTCCGCGGCCGTGAAATGGCGCACCAGGAACTCGGCATGAAGCTGCTGCAGCAAGTGAAGGCCGATACGACCGAGTTCGCAAAGGTCGAAGCCGAGCCCAAGCTCGAAGGCCGCCAGATGATGATGGTGCTTGCGCCGAAGTGA
- the pheT gene encoding phenylalanine--tRNA ligase subunit beta, which produces MKFTLSWLKDHLETDATLDEICTRLTQIGLEVEDVDDKAAFKPFVIAKVLSAERHPQADRLKVLSVDTGNGAPVQVVCGAPNARAGLIGAFAAPGTYVPGIEAMLAVGNIRGVESHGMMCSEKELMISDNHEGIIDLPEDAPVGQSYAAYAHLDDPVIEINLTPNRPDCTSIYGIARDLAASGLGTLKTRSVASFAVDGETPVKLTLDLDDAKLCPGFALRLVRGVKNGPSPKWVQQRLLAIGLRPINALVDITNYMTFDQGRPMHVFDAAKVTGNLTVRRAKEGETVLALDQREYTLNANNVVISDEEGIESIGGIMGGEHSGCDENTTDVLLESALWDPMNIAKSGRGLGIITDARYRFERGVDPEYMVPGLERTTELVLEFCGGTAARAEVVGYKGYEPKIVDFPFSEVKRLTGLDVSTEESTEILTRLGFKVTGSGERVSVAVPSWRPDVDGKADLVEEVMRIHGVDNIKPAPLESHAAVNGKILTALQIRTRIAKRALASRGMLEAVNWSFISEDQAKLFGGGSPALKLANPIASDMSDMRPSLLPGLLSAAQRNADKGFGDVAIFEVSGTYENDRPEGQRRVAGGIRRGSASLAGAGRMWSNNVKGGGKPVDVFDAKADALAVIEACGLPMGNIQIEQGGPEWYHPGRSGTIKMGPKVVLGYFGEFHPSTLEALDVSGALCGFEVYVDAMPEPKKKATRTKPALELSPFQAVKRDFAFVVDKAVEAGAIIKAASGADRKLVTSVNVFDVFEGASLGDGKKSVAIEVQIQPVERTLTDEDFEALTEKIVASVTKFTGGVLRG; this is translated from the coding sequence ATGAAGTTCACACTTTCCTGGCTGAAGGATCATCTGGAAACGGATGCCACCCTCGATGAAATCTGCACCCGCCTGACCCAGATCGGGCTCGAGGTCGAGGACGTCGACGACAAGGCGGCGTTCAAGCCCTTCGTCATCGCCAAGGTGCTGTCGGCGGAAAGGCATCCGCAGGCCGATCGCTTGAAGGTCCTGTCGGTCGACACAGGCAACGGTGCTCCCGTCCAGGTGGTCTGCGGTGCGCCGAATGCGCGCGCCGGCCTGATCGGCGCCTTCGCGGCACCCGGCACCTATGTTCCAGGCATCGAGGCGATGCTTGCCGTCGGCAACATCCGCGGCGTCGAGAGCCACGGCATGATGTGCTCCGAGAAGGAACTGATGATCTCCGATAATCACGAAGGGATTATCGACCTGCCGGAAGATGCGCCGGTTGGGCAAAGCTATGCGGCTTATGCCCATCTCGATGATCCGGTGATCGAGATCAATCTGACGCCGAACCGTCCGGATTGTACCTCGATCTACGGCATCGCCCGCGATCTGGCAGCCTCCGGCCTCGGTACGCTAAAGACGCGTTCCGTGGCATCCTTCGCCGTCGACGGCGAAACACCGGTCAAGCTGACGCTCGATCTCGACGACGCCAAGCTCTGCCCGGGCTTTGCGCTGCGTCTGGTGCGCGGCGTCAAGAACGGCCCGAGCCCGAAATGGGTGCAGCAGCGGCTGCTCGCCATCGGCCTTCGCCCGATCAATGCGCTTGTCGACATCACCAACTACATGACCTTCGATCAGGGCCGGCCGATGCACGTCTTCGACGCCGCCAAGGTCACGGGTAACCTGACCGTGCGCCGCGCCAAAGAAGGCGAGACCGTCCTCGCCCTCGATCAGCGGGAATACACGCTCAATGCCAACAACGTCGTCATATCAGACGAAGAGGGTATCGAGTCGATCGGCGGCATCATGGGCGGCGAGCATTCCGGCTGCGATGAAAACACCACCGATGTGCTGCTCGAATCCGCGCTCTGGGATCCGATGAACATCGCCAAGTCTGGCCGTGGCCTCGGCATCATCACCGATGCCCGCTATCGCTTCGAGCGCGGCGTCGATCCGGAATACATGGTTCCGGGCCTCGAGCGCACCACCGAACTGGTCCTCGAATTCTGCGGCGGCACTGCCGCCAGGGCAGAGGTCGTCGGCTACAAGGGCTACGAGCCGAAAATCGTCGATTTCCCCTTCTCCGAGGTGAAGCGGCTGACGGGCCTCGACGTTTCCACTGAGGAAAGCACCGAGATCCTGACGCGTCTCGGCTTCAAGGTTACGGGCTCCGGCGAGCGTGTCTCGGTCGCCGTTCCCTCCTGGCGTCCCGATGTCGATGGCAAGGCCGATCTCGTCGAAGAGGTCATGCGCATTCACGGCGTCGATAACATCAAGCCGGCGCCGCTGGAAAGCCATGCGGCCGTCAACGGCAAGATCCTGACGGCGCTGCAGATCCGCACCCGCATCGCCAAGCGTGCACTTGCCTCGCGTGGCATGCTGGAAGCGGTCAACTGGTCCTTCATTTCCGAAGATCAGGCGAAACTCTTCGGCGGCGGCTCGCCGGCGCTCAAGCTTGCCAACCCGATTGCGTCAGACATGTCCGACATGCGCCCCTCGCTGCTGCCGGGCCTGCTCAGCGCCGCCCAGCGCAATGCCGACAAGGGCTTTGGCGACGTCGCCATCTTCGAAGTGTCCGGTACCTATGAGAACGACCGGCCGGAAGGCCAGCGCCGCGTCGCTGGCGGCATCCGCCGCGGGAGCGCATCGCTGGCCGGCGCTGGCCGCATGTGGTCGAACAATGTCAAGGGCGGCGGCAAGCCGGTCGATGTCTTCGATGCAAAGGCCGATGCGCTCGCCGTGATCGAAGCCTGCGGCCTGCCGATGGGCAACATCCAGATCGAACAGGGCGGGCCTGAATGGTACCACCCCGGCCGCTCCGGCACGATCAAGATGGGTCCGAAGGTCGTGCTTGGCTATTTCGGCGAATTCCATCCCTCGACGCTTGAGGCGCTCGATGTTTCCGGCGCGCTGTGCGGCTTCGAAGTCTATGTCGACGCCATGCCCGAGCCGAAGAAGAAAGCGACCCGCACCAAGCCGGCGCTGGAGCTTTCGCCGTTCCAGGCCGTCAAGCGCGACTTCGCCTTCGTCGTCGACAAGGCGGTGGAAGCTGGCGCGATCATCAAGGCTGCGAGCGGTGCTGACCGCAAGCTGGTCACATCAGTCAATGTCTTCGACGTCTTCGAAGGTGCGTCGCTCGGCGACGGCAAGAAGTCGGTGGCAATTGAGGTGCAGATCCAGCCGGTCGAGCGCACGCTGACGGACGAGGATTTCGAGGCGCTGACCGAGAAGATCGTCGCCAGCGTGACAAAGTTCACCGGCGGCGTCCTCAGAGGTTGA
- a CDS encoding nuclear transport factor 2 family protein has product MSDQQAIEAVVHLYVEGMTFANEAALRKAFHPQCAIIGHYENAVEWLNREEFIAAIVAEGSAPPGTQPHMDIQMLDVVGDAASVKVCDNFAGMLFTDYLSMLKIEGRWMIVNKLYYLHT; this is encoded by the coding sequence ATGTCGGACCAGCAAGCAATCGAAGCAGTCGTTCATCTCTACGTCGAAGGCATGACCTTCGCCAACGAAGCCGCATTGCGGAAGGCCTTTCATCCGCAATGCGCCATCATCGGGCACTACGAAAACGCCGTCGAGTGGCTGAACCGGGAAGAATTCATTGCCGCAATCGTCGCCGAAGGCTCGGCACCACCCGGAACGCAGCCGCACATGGACATCCAGATGCTTGACGTCGTCGGCGATGCGGCGAGCGTGAAGGTCTGCGACAATTTCGCCGGAATGCTCTTTACCGACTATCTGTCGATGCTGAAGATCGAAGGCCGCTGGATGATCGTCAACAAGCTCTACTATCTGCACACATAG
- a CDS encoding transglutaminase-like cysteine peptidase, translated as MRIKGFVVAMMAVFAMSTAATPASTNNLSMVTGAATSQPIGHYDFCQTHRNECGPNRNVSPAEMSDAKWGMVRSVNSMVNHSITPMTDKEIYGRDEVWAYPTTAGDCEDFALLKRRILIQRGVSPANLLLTVVRKPDGEGHAVLTLRTSNGDFVLDNLASNVKPWFDTPYSFIKRQSSNNAGRWVTIENGRDVLVGALK; from the coding sequence GTGCGGATCAAGGGTTTCGTCGTGGCCATGATGGCCGTGTTTGCTATGTCGACAGCCGCGACGCCGGCTTCCACCAACAACCTTTCGATGGTCACTGGCGCTGCCACTTCCCAACCGATCGGCCATTACGACTTCTGCCAGACCCATCGCAATGAATGCGGCCCGAACCGCAATGTCTCGCCGGCCGAGATGTCGGATGCGAAATGGGGAATGGTGCGCTCGGTCAACTCCATGGTCAACCACAGCATCACGCCGATGACCGACAAGGAAATCTACGGCAGGGATGAGGTCTGGGCCTATCCGACGACCGCCGGCGATTGCGAGGATTTCGCCTTGTTGAAGCGTCGCATCCTTATCCAGCGCGGAGTTTCGCCGGCTAATCTTCTTCTCACGGTGGTCCGCAAGCCAGACGGCGAGGGCCATGCTGTGCTGACGCTGCGCACCAGCAACGGCGACTTCGTGCTCGACAACCTGGCATCCAACGTCAAGCCGTGGTTCGACACCCCCTATTCCTTTATCAAGCGCCAGTCGAGCAACAATGCCGGCCGCTGGGTCACTATCGAAAATGGCCGCGACGTTCTCGTCGGTGCTCTGAAGTAG
- the rplT gene encoding 50S ribosomal protein L20, giving the protein MARVKRGVTAHAKHKKVLKAAKGFYGRRKNTIRAAKAAVDRSKQYAYRDRKINKRNFRALWIQRINAAVREFGLTYGRFIDGLNKAGIEVDRKVLSDMAIHEPEAFGALVAASKKALEYLKDAGTKNEFEAAVN; this is encoded by the coding sequence ATGGCACGTGTAAAAAGAGGCGTTACCGCCCACGCCAAGCACAAGAAGGTTCTGAAGGCCGCCAAGGGCTTTTATGGCCGCCGCAAGAACACCATCCGCGCCGCGAAGGCTGCCGTCGATCGTTCGAAGCAGTACGCTTATCGCGACCGCAAGATCAACAAGCGCAACTTCCGCGCCCTCTGGATCCAGCGCATCAACGCTGCTGTCCGCGAATTCGGCCTGACCTACGGCCGTTTCATCGACGGCCTGAACAAGGCTGGCATCGAAGTCGACCGCAAGGTTCTCTCCGACATGGCTATCCATGAGCCGGAAGCATTCGGTGCACTCGTTGCTGCCTCCAAGAAGGCGCTCGAGTACCTGAAGGACGCTGGTACGAAGAACGAGTTTGAAGCAGCCGTCAACTAA